The Entelurus aequoreus isolate RoL-2023_Sb linkage group LG23, RoL_Eaeq_v1.1, whole genome shotgun sequence genome has a window encoding:
- the LOC133640889 gene encoding uncharacterized protein LOC133640889 — protein sequence MFSSPEEVSTKRSHITPERYRNNEEDVFDADGWCIHFIVFVGLDEEEIRPKKKCRKEKPRILVQAPPLPELPPFNFPISCEYQTTSASTSQYQTTPRHPGRPHSPARSSTSRLSPDRNNASRSSKYQTTPASTSQYQTAPRSSRNALDSELFQLNMKVQNILENQGEMMRMLRGLAAQSVGPESVDVQDLIDKPFETLEQLKAFCERLDTDLLLRKQLVRGRQPLPLKEPFWQVSQIKESNGSHKKTFKMKNTTYKA from the exons ATGTTTTCGAGCCCAGAAGAAGTGTCAACCAAACGGAGCCACATCACCCCTGAACGCTATAGAAACAATGAGGAAGATGTGTTTGATGCTGACGGT TGGTGCATACATTTTATTGTCTTCGTTGGTTTAGACGAAGAGGAAATTCGGCcaaaaaagaagtgcagaaaagaGAAACCACGGATCCTCGTCCAGGCACCCCCACTGCCAGAGCTCCCACCCTTTAACTTTCCAATCTCCTGCGAGTACCAGACCACTTCAGCCAGTACCAGCCAATACCAGACCACTCCAAGGCATCCAGGCCGACCTCACAGCCCAGCGAGAAGCAGCACTTCCAGGCTCAGTCCAGACAGGAATAATGCATCCCGCTCAAGCAAGTACCAGACCACTCCAGCCAGTACGAGTCAGTACCAGACCGCTCCACGAAGCAGCAGGAATGCCCTTGACAGTGAAC ttttccaGTTGAACATGAAAGTTCAAAATATACTTGAGAACCAGGGAGAAATGATGCGCATGCTGAGAGGGCTGGCAGCGCAGTCTGTGGGGCCAGAATCTGTGGATGTTCAAGATCTCATTGATAAGCCTTTCGAGACTCTTGAGCAGCTGAAGGCCTTCTGTGAACGGCTCGACACTGATCTTCTGCTCAGAAAGCAGCTG gtcaggggtcggcaacctttaccactcaaagagccattttggcaagtttcacaaattaaagaaagtaatgggagccacaaaaaaacatttaaaatgaaaaacaccacatacaaagcttaa